The window GCCCCGGGGTGGATGGCGCGCTGTTGCGCACCGGGCTCGCTCGGCCGGACGTCGGGGGACAAGTGGAGGCGCGGCGAGGCACCGCGGTCACACGTGCCGCGGCCTGGGTGTACGCCGCGTCCGGTGCGCTCGATGTCGCTGGGCCGAGGCTGGAATCCGGGCGGGCTTTCACCACGGCCGATGACACGGCACAGGCGCCGGTGGTGCTGGTGAGTCGTTCGTTGGCGAAGCGGCTTGCGCCGAACGCGTCAGTCGAGGGATTACAGGTCCGCCTCACCAGCACGGGGGACACGACCCAGTGGCGCACGATCGTGGGCGTCGTGAGTGACATCCCCTATGGAGATCCCTGGGCGCGGGAGCGCTCCACCGATGCGGCCTACATCCCGACAGCGCAGTCTGTGGTCGACGCCGCGGTGGGCTTTCTTCGAGTGCCCCGGGACCTCGCGGCCGGGCGTGAGGCGATCTTCGAGGCCTTTCGCCGGGTCGACCGGGAGCTGGTGCCGGGACAGGTGACGACCTATCGCGAAGTGATCGAGAAGACGCGCCTCGTCACGATCGGGACAACGAAGCTGTTCGCGGCCGCTTTCGCCTTCGCGCTGGCCCTGGCGATGGTGGGCAGCTACGGCTTGATGTCCCGGGGCATCGGCCTCCGCACGCGGGAGATCGGCGTGCGGCGCGCGCTCGGCGCCACGGAGTCCTCCGTCCTGCGCCTGTTGCTGGGCACAGGCGCGCGGCAGTTAGGTATCGGGGTGGTGGTCGCGCTGCCGCTCGTGGTCGTAGTGGCGGCGGCATTCAACCACTTCTCCTCGGTCCCGGTGTGGGGCAGTCCCCACGGCAGGTTGGCCGGCAGCCTGTGGCCGGGTGTGCCGCCATCGTGGGATCGGTGGGGCGTCGCGGGGACCTGGAGCCGGCGGGGCTGCGCGGGGTGTTTCTCCACCGTCGTCGATGCCTGTTGGCCCAACGGGAGTTCGAGGCGTCGATCAGCGATGCGCCGGGATGGGTCATCCATGGTGGACACCGACGCCTTCACTGCGTCCTGGCGGCTGCCCAGGACTCCAGCAGTCGCCGATTGGGCGCGATCGCGGCGGTCGCCCTCGGTGCCGGGGCGGCTGGTCGTAGGTCGCTGGGCGCCGCGTTGAGGCGGCGCCGGCGGCGGGGTGGGGGGGCCGGGGGCCGGGGGGGGCGTGGTGGCGTCGCAGGCCGCCTCGATGCCGGCGCTCCACCCGCTGCGCCACGGTGCCAGCAGCATCCTGATAGCCTCGGTCCGGGGAGGCGCCGCGCGCGCCGGCGGTCTCCGCCCGGTACTTGCCTGCCGGAAGGATGCGGGCCACGCCGAGCCGCGCGGCACGGAAGGCGTTGTCCGGCTGGTCGTGGGCGAAGGGTACGGCGAGCGTCGGGCGGCCACTGCGGAGCGCCTGCCCCATGGTGCCCGCCCCGCATTGCTGCACGATGGCTGCGGCGCGAGGAAAGAGCAGCGAATGCGGCGCGCGCTCGAGAGCGAGGATGGTGGGGGGGAGGGTCGAGCGCATCGCCGCGGCGTTTCCAGGGCCAACCAGAAAGACGGCTCGTGCGCCGAGGGAGCGAACGGCCGTGGTGCTTTCCTTCCAGAACTCCCCGGGCGACAGCACCGCGGAGGAGCCCAGGGTGAAGACGATCGGCGCCGGCCCGGCCTCGAGGAATTCGGTCACCTCGTCGGGCAGGGCGGCGCCATGCACTGCGTCATGGAACATGTATCCGGTGATGACCGTGTGTTTCGGCCAGTCCGGCTGGGGATCACCTAACACGCGCGAGTAGAGCGCGAGGACCAGCTGTGGCGAATGCTGTCCGTCGAACAGGGGAACCAGGCCGTCGCCCAGGCCCAGCTCGCGACGGAAGGCGGTGACCGCATGCGCCCAGCGGTGGGTGCTGGCCTTGCCACCCGCAACCAGGAGGCGCGGCAGCCAGCTGCCGAGGACTTCGAGATGCTTGAGCCAGGGTGCAGGCGGAAGCACCGGCATGTCGGTGGGGGAGAAGAACGACGTGGGCGCGAGCACCATGTTGGCCCACGGCACCCCGTGCTGCTCCGCGTAGATCGGCACCGCAATAGAGAGCGGGTGGCTGATCAGGAGGTCGGCGCCCGCGGCCGCCGCCTGGACGTCCGCATACTGGTCGCGCACCGCAGGGAAGACGATCTCCTTGAGGAGGTTCTCCGGGCCGCGTTTCGCATCCATGATGCGCTGCACGGTCGCCGTATCGGAAGGGTCCGCATGCGGGCGCAGCGGGAAGGAGTCGCACCCCGACTGCTCGACGGCAGGTCGGAAGTAGTCGAGGGTGGCGATGCCGACCGAGTGACCGCGCGCGCGCAGCCCGGTGGCGAGTCCGAGGGCGGGGTCGACGTCGCCGTGCGACCCCCAGCAGAAGATGACGATGCGAGCCATGGACGAATGATACCGTGGCCCGCCGTGTCGGTCGCGGGTCAAACGACCTGTGGCTGGCTGCCGCTGCCGACGTTGCCGGGCGTCACCCCCGCAGGGCGCGGGGGTGACAGTGCTTCTGTTACGGTCGCTTGCCCCAGGTGGGGCCTGCGGGCTCGGCCTTGAGCTGGACCGCCTTTGTCTCCAGCAGCTTGAGCGCTTCCTGCACCGCGCGCTCCAGCTGCGGATCGCGCCCGGCGATCACCTCGCGGGGGAAGTTCTCGATCTCGATATCGGGCGGTGTGCCGACGTTTTCCACGGCCCACTTGCCGTCGCGATCGAAGAAGCCGAGTCGCGGGGCAACGAGCGATCCACCATCGACGAATGGTGGTTGGTCGGAGGTTGCCACCAACCCGCCCCATGTGCGGGTGCCGACCAGTGGGCCGATCTTGCGCCGCGCGAACATGAACGGCATGAGGTCGCCACCGGAACCGGCCATCTCGTTGATGATCATGACCTTCGGGCCCCAGATACCGGCGGAAGGACTCGTGAACGGCTTGCGATCCCCGGCGGGGTTGTTGAAGTAGCCATCGAAGTCGCGGCCGAGCAGTTCAATGATGTAGTCCGCGGCGGAGCCGCCGCCGTTGTATCGCTCGTCGACGACGGCACCCTGCTTGTCCTGCTGCGCGAAGTAGTAGCGGTTGAATGAGCTGTAGCCGCCCTGGCCGGTGTTGGGGAGGTGGAGGTAGGCGAGGCGTCCCTTCGAGAGCGAATCCACCAGGCGGCGATTGCCCTCGACCCACGCGCGGGTGCGCAGCCCCTGCTCATTCGCGACCGGCACAACCGTAAGCTGCCGAGCACCCTCGAGGGCGGGGCGCGTGCTCACGGTGATCACCGTCTGGCGGTTGGCGGTGCCATTCAACAAGCGATGCACGTTGTCCGTCGCCCGCAGCTCCTGGCCATTCACCGCGAGGAGATACTCACCGGCCTTGACCTCGAAGCCGGGGGTAACCAGCGGGGCGCGCAGGTCGGGGTTCCAGCTCTCGCTGTCGTAGACCCGGCTGAAGCGATACCGTCCGTTGTCGATGGTGAAATCCGCGCCGAGCAGGCCGCCAAGGTCGTTGGGCGTCTCCGGCATGTCGCCGCCGCGGACGTAGGAGTGGCCGACTGCGGTCTCGCCTTCCATCGCGTCGAGCAGGTAGTTCAGGTCCTCGCGGTGCGCGACGAACGGCAGGAAGCGCTTGTATTCAGCCACGACCTTGGGCCAGTCGGTCCCGTGCAGGTTGGGAACATAGAAGTAGTCACGGACCTTCCGACGGGCTTCCTCGAAGATCTGGGCAAACTCGGCCTTGCCGTCCCACCACATGCGCAAGGTGGCGCTGAGGCGACCCGCATTGGCGGCTGGAGCCGCGTTCGCGGCGGCATCTACAAGGAACAACGCTCCCTGGGCACCACCGGTGCGGTAGAGCAGGCGTCGCCCATCGGCACTGAGGGTGTACTGAGCGACACCGGGGGCGAAGGGAATGGCACGCCGATCCCGAAGGGTGTAGCGATGCAACGGGCTTCCCGCTCCGGCGCCTGGACCGCCACCCCCACGTTCATTGGTGCCCGACGCGGCAACGGTTTCCGTGAAGAACACCGTTCCAGCGACGCCGGCGCGTAGCTGCCCGTACTCCCGTTCGGCGACGCCAGGGACCGGGACGATGCGTCGCGCGATCCCATCGAAGTCGATCGTGACCGCGGGCGCCTGGACGGCAACGCCGCCGCGTTCGCCCCCGGCAGCGACCGCCCGCTGGCCCGGCGCCGGTTCGTCGTCGCTCTCTGGCGTAAACGGCGTCGGTTCCCCGTTCCTGAGGATCGCGGCGTAGAGCGCGTGGGTGCGCGGGCGCTCGTAGTTCGTCATGTCCAGCCACTGCGACCGCAACGCGTGGTTGGTGCTCGCGAGGAACCACAGGTACTTCCCGCTGGCGTCCCAGGCAGGCGAGGTCGCGTCGGCCATCCCGTCGGTCAGCTGCGTGGCCTTGCCCGTTGCGACGTCGAGCACCACGATGACGCGATAGTAGGTCGAGAGGCGCTTGGCGAAGGCGATCCACCGCGAGTCGGGGCTCCACACCGGGTTCATGGAGCGCTCGGGGACCATGTGCGGGTCGCCGTCGAACTTGCGCACTGTGCCGGCCGCGACGTCGACCACCCACAACTTAAGGTGGGTGTCGACAAACGAAAGCTTGCGACTGTCGGGCGACCACTGCGCCATGTACGGGAAGCTCATCCCCGGCAGGGCGATCTCGCGTCGCGCGGTGAGGGCGTCCTGGGACGACACCACGAGTTGGTACTCGCCCGAGGCGTCGCTGAACCAGGCGATGGATTGCCCGTCCGGCGACCAGGTGGGGAGGCGTTCAGCCGCACCGCTGGTGGCGGTCAGGTTGCGCACGTCGCCCTTCTCGGCGGGGATCGAGAAGATCTCACCGCGGGCCTCGACCAACGCTCGCTTGCCGGTGGGGCTGACGGCGAGGTTACTCATGCGGGAGGTAACATCCTTCCATTGCGGCATCATCCAGGGGAAGTCGCCTCGCACGGTGATGGAGACGGCGCCCGTCCGTCCGGTCTTGGGGTCGTGAAGGTGAATCCGCCCCGCCTGCTCGAAGACGAGGACGCCGGCCCCGGCGCCGAGTGTCTTTACGTCGTGGTCGCGGAAGCGCGTGACCTGCGTGAGTTGGCGGGTCCGCGACGCGTACTTCCAGACGTTCTGCACGTCGTCGCGGTCCGAGATGAAGTAGACATCGTCGCCGATCCAGACGGGGTCGACTTCCTTGGAGTTCACCGGCCGGGCGATGGTATCCGTCGCCCACGTCTTCATATCCACGACCCAGATCGGCTTGTTCTGGCCGCCCCGGTAGTTGCGTCGTTCGTCATCCCATGACGACGCCATGCGGTAGGCGATGCGTCCACCATCCGCGGAGATCTGTCCCTGGAAGCCGCGCGGAATGGCCATCGGTTCCTCGGCGCCACCTTCGACCGAGACTGTCCAGAACCGTGGGACCGCGTTGGGTGCGTGGCTGGCACGTCCGCTGGTGAACACGACGCGACGTCCATCCGGGGTCCACCCCGAAGCGTTGTCGCCGCCTGGGTGCCAGGTGAGGCGCTTGGGCTCGCCACCGTCAACCGGAACCACGTAGACGTCGGCGTTGCCGGCGTAGCTGCCGGTGAAGGCGACGAGGCGTCCGTCGGGAGAGAGCCGCGGCGCGGACGAGCCGCCAGGGAACGAGGTGAGTCGCCGTGCGGCGCCACC is drawn from Gemmatimonadota bacterium and contains these coding sequences:
- a CDS encoding PD40 domain-containing protein produces the protein MTRRLAALAATFLAGALGAQETLFLRQPTVSERHIAFAYANNIWIVDRAGGAARRLTSFPGGSSAPRLSPDGRLVAFTGSYAGNADVYVVPVDGGEPKRLTWHPGGDNASGWTPDGRRVVFTSGRASHAPNAVPRFWTVSVEGGAEEPMAIPRGFQGQISADGGRIAYRMASSWDDERRNYRGGQNKPIWVVDMKTWATDTIARPVNSKEVDPVWIGDDVYFISDRDDVQNVWKYASRTRQLTQVTRFRDHDVKTLGAGAGVLVFEQAGRIHLHDPKTGRTGAVSITVRGDFPWMMPQWKDVTSRMSNLAVSPTGKRALVEARGEIFSIPAEKGDVRNLTATSGAAERLPTWSPDGQSIAWFSDASGEYQLVVSSQDALTARREIALPGMSFPYMAQWSPDSRKLSFVDTHLKLWVVDVAAGTVRKFDGDPHMVPERSMNPVWSPDSRWIAFAKRLSTYYRVIVVLDVATGKATQLTDGMADATSPAWDASGKYLWFLASTNHALRSQWLDMTNYERPRTHALYAAILRNGEPTPFTPESDDEPAPGQRAVAAGGERGGVAVQAPAVTIDFDGIARRIVPVPGVAEREYGQLRAGVAGTVFFTETVAASGTNERGGGGPGAGAGSPLHRYTLRDRRAIPFAPGVAQYTLSADGRRLLYRTGGAQGALFLVDAAANAAPAANAGRLSATLRMWWDGKAEFAQIFEEARRKVRDYFYVPNLHGTDWPKVVAEYKRFLPFVAHREDLNYLLDAMEGETAVGHSYVRGGDMPETPNDLGGLLGADFTIDNGRYRFSRVYDSESWNPDLRAPLVTPGFEVKAGEYLLAVNGQELRATDNVHRLLNGTANRQTVITVSTRPALEGARQLTVVPVANEQGLRTRAWVEGNRRLVDSLSKGRLAYLHLPNTGQGGYSSFNRYYFAQQDKQGAVVDERYNGGGSAADYIIELLGRDFDGYFNNPAGDRKPFTSPSAGIWGPKVMIINEMAGSGGDLMPFMFARRKIGPLVGTRTWGGLVATSDQPPFVDGGSLVAPRLGFFDRDGKWAVENVGTPPDIEIENFPREVIAGRDPQLERAVQEALKLLETKAVQLKAEPAGPTWGKRP